A stretch of DNA from Coccidioides posadasii str. Silveira chromosome 4, complete sequence:
TGGGAATTGAGGCAAGGGCGGAGAAAGCGCTGAAGGATACGAAGATAGGGCAGAGTAAGATGAAGGCAGAGGAGTTTGGATGGACGTGGTTGATTGAGAGTGGAGAGCGATTGACGTGCCTGGTTGAGCGGGTTGCACCGCCTGAACCACCAGTGGAGTGAAATCTCATTGGGATGGCGCTAGTAAATGGATCGCGAATTTGGCATTGGTCAAATTGATATAGGAGACGTGTGTATCTGAGGTCCAACGGCAAAGGGCAGTGGTTTACCCATAAAGGATACCGTCCGTCCTTCGTGGTGCGAGTGTTGAATTTCAGAGATCTTATTCTGGTAATTACCGTTCCTCTTCACGAGGCCTGGTCCGGACAGCAAATAGCAAGATGGCAGCCGTGTGTACCGTGGCTGGCTGCACCTTCATAACGGCGTTGATTCCGTCCACGCGGGTGGTTTAGCCGAACAGGCTTCATATATACGCGCTGAGCTCCATACGGCAGACAATATTCCCGTTTTAGGGATGTTCGTTTTCGGAAACCGGTGGAACCGGCTCATGATGTCTATTTAGTATCGATCCTTATGAACGTACCGCCTTAATGCGTTGATATTATAATACCCAGCTACAACCCGATTTGATAGCACGGTCAATGATAGAAGCCCATACATCTACATGAGAGCATAATTAAACACAATTCTATGTACTTCAGAAAGAACTATTTCGGAATGTATTTACAGGTTTGCTCGCACAGTTCTCCAGGCAGCCGCGTGTCAATAAAATTAGGCTGTTTAAAGGGCCAGACAAAGGGCAACGAAAAGCAGAAACGATATATCAAGCCGAGCTTGGCGTGCAAAGGATTGGAGAAAAAGgttgaaaaggaaaaaaaaaaaaaaaaatgaaggATAACACAATGCATGGTATCAGTCGAAACATATAAGGGCCTAATTTCAAGCCATCCCGCCCACAACCACGTCGACACGACAGATACAGCGCAGATAACTTATCTGGGCGGGCGCGGGCCAATAATCTGCCTCCTCGCACCAAATCCGATCCCTGTCGAGCCTCTGTTCTGGTTATCGCCACCGATGTACCCGTACTGGTTAACATCCCAACCGCCTTCACCGGGACCCGTCCCCGCGGTATTCACGCCAGATTTAGCGGCTTCTCTAGTATgcttttgattttcttccCACTCCCGCTGGCGCTCGCGTTCTCGCTCCATTTCTCGCTCCAGGAGAGACTTCGATGCCCAGCCCCCGGCACGAGTCTTTTGAGTCGAAGCGACGCGGCGGCGGTTTTCTTCGTCGACTTCAGCTTCGGTGGAGAATTCCGGGGGTCGGTGGGAGGCCGGCTGGGTTGCTTGTGGTGCAGGGTTGGTCGCTAAGAATCGGTCTGTGCGAGTTTTGGGGTAGTTAGCCGGGTCCGGGAGTGGACGCGGAGATACGGGCGGCTCGGGAAGAGAGCGCGGTGGTAAGGCGGGTGGTGCGTGTTCAAATGTTGATGCAGCATCTTGGTTGGCTTGCCATTCGGACCGGAGGAGTTTCCGCTCTTCCTCCTGAGAGGTCAGGTCGTAGCTTGGTTTTGCGGGCTTGGGGGGTGGACGGCTGCGCGCACTATCTTGTGAGGCGTTGCTTGTGCTCGATACTTGACGCGAGCGGGCGAGTTCTTGACGCTCTCTCTCGTAttgtttctctctttctttcgcAAGCTCGAGTTCCCGTTCGAGGGCTTTAACACGTTCACTCTCTGGCGTGGGAGCCGGTTCACCAGGAGAAGTCCCACGGTTTGATCGTTGACCCGCCTGATACTGACTCAAGAATTGGCCGTTCAGCCGAGCATCCGCAAGGCCGCGTTTCCgctgcttttctttctccagtCTTTCTTCAGCCTCCCTTTCCTCCTGCTGTCGCCGGcgatcctcttcttcccatTGTCGCTGCTCCGCCTCCCACTgtctcttttcctcttcgaCAGCAAGCCGCTCCTTTTCCCGTAGCTTTCTTGTCTCCTCTTCCCAtctcctttcttcttcctccctAGCACGTTGTTCCTCAGCTTCGCGTTCGAGTTGGCGCTGGCGCTCGGCTTCTTCCGCTTTTCGTCTCcgcctttcttcttcttcagcggCCTCCTTTCTCCGTCTCTCCTTCTCGGCCAAGCTTGGGACAGGCGGAGTCTGAGAAGTGATCTGTCGTCTTGCGCCAAAGGATATTCCCAGATTTCCCTGACTAGCTCCTCCCATATACCCGTACTGGTGGATATTCCATGCTGGTAATGTCGTAGCCTCCTCAGTCTTAGTGCTCCAGGCGCTTACCTTGGCTGACCCAGGAGAACTTGGAGATGCCGGAGGTCGCTTTTCCGGGCTTGACCGTCCGGAAACGGGGCTAAACGGTTTTGAACCAGACTCGCTGACGTTGCTAGTTCCGCGATTTCGACCAGATGCGGAGGGTGCTTTGAAGCCGGTCTGACTAGATCCACTCAATTGAGGGCTCACCAAATCACTCTTGATCTTGCCAATTGCGCGTGGAAACCGTGCTGGCTGGATGGTATGGGCTCTCCGACTGAATGCAATGAGGCATTGGAGGACTTGGGCGGGATCCTTTGACTCGTAGAGATCGACTGTGAGGAAGACATCGTGGGGCTGAAGACTCAGGGGCGCCATCTGACAAGCGTGGAGAAAGTGGGATATATTTTCCATTTGAACGAAGGGCATTGTTGAGACCTTGTATTTAACTCCCGGAGAACCGACGGCAAGGTTAACTAGCCTAGAAGCGTTTTTACCAATTAGTGCACTCGAATGTCCCTGATAAGACGCGACGTTCGCGCATACCGACAAAGAGCCACACCATCTTTCAGCGCTTCCAGGAAGTCGCCCGGAGGCAATCTCTCCTGCAAAACCTCTTCGATCCAGTCGCGTATTTCATTGGCAGCCTGGGGCGTGTATCTAGACAGGCGCAATGATCTGAGATCcttatctagtgaagtgacAGATGCCATGTTAGAAACTCGACTGAAGCCTGCGAAAAGATCTGGAGAAGAAAATGGGAGGAGTTTGTCAGAAACCGAGAAACATCTGAGCAATCGGGAACGTGATGTGGACGAAGGAGAATGCCGACGACGATGGGGCAAATCGATAGATCTCAAAGGCGGATCGACGGGAGGGGCTGGCTTACCTCAGACTGCGTGCTTGGCGCGCCGCCACACACCACCTGCCCGAAGGTaaaaatataaaaagtaaaaaatacataaaaaataagaaatacggagtaagaaataaaaaataaaaactaAGGCCCGGCGTCCCGCCCGGCCGCGGCCACCACCCCCCCCACCACCTCTCCCCCCTGTCCTGCGGCAGGGGCAGGTGTTGCTGGCTCTTGGCCAGCCTGGGCTCGAGCTGGCCTCTCAACGGCAACCAGCTCTATTGCCTCTTGCTGGGCAGGCCACCTTGAGCCAAGTCAGCATATACTGAACGACAAGGCTCACTAGGTTAGGGGTTACTTACCGGCGAGCTGCCCAGCTGCTGACCATAGGGCCAGCAAGCCACCTGATCCCCGCCACGAGGATCACCACCCCCCCCAGAACCCCCACccccaccaccgccacccAACCCGCCGAGGCGACCTCGACGGTCCTCAtgataaaatatatatatatatatataattttttttttttttttttttttttttttttcctccttctcctgttgttgttgttgttgttgttgttggtgttgttgttgctggtgctgttgctgttgttggTGTTGTTGTGGCATCCACAAggggagaaaagagaagaagagaagaagagagaagaggaagaaacgGGGGGGGAAGAGGGGGAATATATACTGGGGGAATGGGGAGCTTAAGGAAAGAGCTCTCCAGTGCTCTCTTTCCCTTCTCACTTCTCCCTTTACGGCAAGAGCGCTGAAACTGGAAACCGGCGACCCATGAAGGGCTGAATACAGAAGGAATAAACCCTTTCTCACTTCTCCTTTACGGCAAGAGCGCTGAAACTGGAAACCGGCGAGCCATGAAGGGCTGAATACAGAAGGAATGAACCTTTTCTCACTTCTCCTTTACGGCAAGAGCGCTGAAACTGGAAACCGGCGACCCATGAAGGGCTGAATATAGAAGGAATGAAGATGGAAAACTGCATTCAGTTAGGGGGGGCAGGTGCTCTCCTTAATCCCCCTTTATGGCAAGTTGAAATAGTGAACACAGCATTTGCACTCTTTGGTGCAGTGACTATATACATCTTCGGCTCCAATCAGACTTGAGCGCGGGCGGAAGCAGCATCCGCATTGTCGAACGCAGCATCCCCCTCTGGCCTTGCACGCTCTAACGTCTTTTGGCCACAGAGTAACCGGTTTGTTGTCCTTTTTGGCCTTCCATTGTCTTATAAGATGCGCCCGCCGTATTCTCCACATGTATGGTTGATAGAAGACAGTATCATACTGAAGCTGATACATTTCATCCTGATGTTTCCAGTACTTCGCCTTCAATATCTTCAGCTCAGTGTCCAATATATTCAGTTCCTCCATCTCTCTGGATGTATGCTTTTCGTTTTTCATTTCAATCGCCATCCTCTTTTCCAGAAGTTGCTCTCGACGATGAAGAGTCTCCAAAGCCTCCTTATCCTCGGCCTTGTAACGATCGGCTCTTTCCCCCTGCACATCCGTTTTGGCTATAGGCATGTGACACACAGTcttgaagatattcaaggcagTTGCAAGTCTGAAGCAGTGATGATCGTCCAGGAACTTTTCAAGGGCTTCTGGCCAGAAGagaaacatggctttgtAATCTGAGGGTGAAAATGTAGGTAGATTGTCAAGCTCCCGGTAACAAATGGATATTGTGTGACTAATATTATGGGAAAATATTGTCCACATGAAGTACGGCTAGAGGAGTATTCAGGGGTGAAAAtaagaaggagaaaaaaaaaaaaaaaaaaggaacggGAAAAGGGTTAAATATGTAATCATGGGTATAGGTTccccttttcccttttcttttgggtTCAACATGGCATCATAAGTATATAGAGATGTCCGTTGTCATCATTGCATCATGAGCAGTGTTAGTGTGTTCAGACAATTCTATGATGAGTGCTGGTAGACGCAGGCGTGATGCTTGGCATCCAACCCATGGTTGTAGGGGAGTGATTGTCACTCTGAGGCTATTTGTGTTCGGATGTTCTAGAGCCCTGCCCTTTGAGTTGGCTTGTAGGCAGCAGTGCTGATAAGTGCGGTAACTTCCGATAGATTATATCTTGCTAAATGTTGCTGTGGATGAAGCTCTGCTTCACCCACTGGGGGTCATCTGCACCAAAACAACAGCAATGTCAAGATCATTGACAAGGCCACTAGCTGGTATGGAGTTTGTGTCTTACCAAAGTTCATCTCTTAGGCCCGGTGAATTTTAGTTCTTTGGATATCAAGCCTCGCTTTTTCCGTGAAACTTGTCACATTGGAGGAGGTAGCCTCACATATCTTAGTAGCTCAAGCAGCCAGGGGCCATTAGAGGACAGCCTCTTTTGGCCTAATGGTCATCGACAGTTTTATCCCATCGGTAGCTTTCCTCAAGTAACCAAGGAGAGGGTCAGAAGCCAAAAGTCTTTTATAAAACCATTCTAGCACCATCCCAGGGCCAAAACTGAATGATATCTGGATTTATATCAAAGTAACTTACTTCCATATCCACCTTACTCCGTCGTGAAACACATCTTGGAATAGTACTGTAGGctcgtgccttgttgctaGATGGATATATCTTTGCTCAACGTGATATCGTGACTTGGAACAAGGTTATGCATTTGTGATCCTGAGCTGCTGCGCCCGGTTTGCATAAAGGTTTGAATCATTGATCTGTCCACTTAAAGATCTATTCAGTACGCTGAATCTCACCCGCATAGCGATTTGGGAGCAAAAACTTCTAAAGGTCCTTCGGGATACGGCAGCGAGCCCTCGACCACACATACTGTCCAACCGCCACAAAAGGTTATTGCGCATCCCCCTGCGCCATTGACAACCTCCGATTACCATCCTGGCAATATTCTCCCGCCGCCTGCTCCCATATCCGATTAAATGGGAATTGGAGGTGTCCGGTAGAGAGGAGCCGTCAGAGAGCATAAACACATTGGTTAGACAATCACCGAAAAGTGAACTAAGGCTGG
This window harbors:
- a CDS encoding uncharacterized protein (EggNog:ENOG410PGZF~COG:Z~BUSCO:7326at33183), coding for MASVTSLDKDLRSLRLSRYTPQAANEIRDWIEEVLQERLPPGDFLEALKDGVALCRLVNLAVGSPGVKYKVSTMPFVQMENISHFLHACQMAPLSLQPHDVFLTVDLYESKDPAQVLQCLIAFSRRAHTIQPARFPRAIGKIKSDLVSPQLSGSSQTGFKAPSASGRNRGTSNVSESGSKPFSPVSGRSSPEKRPPASPSSPGSAKVSAWSTKTEEATTLPAWNIHQYGYMGGASQGNLGISFGARRQITSQTPPVPSLAEKERRRKEAAEEEERRRRKAEEAERQRQLEREAEEQRAREEEERRWEEETRKLREKERLAVEEEKRQWEAEQRQWEEEDRRRQQEEREAEERLEKEKQRKRGLADARLNGQFLSQYQAGQRSNRGTSPGEPAPTPESERVKALERELELAKEREKQYERERQELARSRQVSSTSNASQDSARSRPPPKPAKPSYDLTSQEEERKLLRSEWQANQDAASTFEHAPPALPPRSLPEPPVSPRPLPDPANYPKTRTDRFLATNPAPQATQPASHRPPEFSTEAEVDEENRRRVASTQKTRAGGWASKSLLEREMERERERQREWEENQKHTREAAKSGVNTAGTGPGEGGWDVNQYGYIGGDNQNRGSTGIGFGARRQIIGPRPPR
- a CDS encoding uncharacterized protein (EggNog:ENOG410PGZF~COG:Z), with the protein product MWTIFSHNISHTISICYRELDNLPTFSPSDYKAMFLFWPEALEKFLDDHHCFRLATALNIFKTVCHMPIAKTDVQGERADRYKAEDKEALETLHRREQLLEKRMAIEMKNEKHTSREMEELNILDTELKILKAKYWKHQDEMYQLQYDTVFYQPYMWRIRRAHLIRQWKAKKDNKPVTLWPKDVRACKARGGCCVRQCGCCFRPRSSLIGAEDVYSHCTKECKCCVHYFNLP